The DNA segment TCCGACGCTGTCCGCCCCGCCGGTAACGATGACTCTTTCTTCCATGCTGTGACTCTCCATAGCGTATGCGGCGCACGCTTGGTGCGCGCTGTATCGCCGGCGCGCGCCGGCACCCCGGTCAGAGGCCCGCGGAAATTCCCTCGTCCATCAGCAGGCAACTGCCATGCATGGCGCGGGCCGCATCCGAAGCCAGGAAGCTGACGGCGCCGGCGATATCTTCCGGCTGCGAAAAGGTGCGGGGGCTTGGCGTGCGCGAAGCCATAAAGTCCCGCAGCCCTTGCATGGAGGCATCATTGCGGATGTCCTCGTTCATCGCCGTGGACGTATTGCCCGGCGCAACGCAATTCACGTTGATGTTTAGGCGGCCCAGCTCGCACGCGAGCGCGCGCGTCATCAGGACGATGCCAGCCTTCGTGGCGCAATAGATCGCATAGGTGCCGAAGCCGGTGAGGCCCGCTACCGAAGCCACGTTGATGATCCGGCCCGCGCCGTTTTCCTTCAGAGTGGGCGCCACCGCGTTGATCATGTTCCAGGTACCCTTGAGATTGATATCGATCATCTGATCCACGTCGGCGAGTCTGGCTTCGCCGGCGGGCGTCGGCTTGAACACGCCCGCCGCGTTGACCAGCGCGTCAATCCTGCCAAAAGCCTGCCTGACCGACGCCACCAGTTCGCCCACCGCCACGGCATTGCGCACGTCGCAGACAAAGCCCTCTGCCTCGGCGCCCGCTTCCCGGATCGACGCCGCCACCCTTTGGGCCTTCCTGATATCTGAACTGGCAATCACGGCAACCCGGTAGCCATCCGCCGCCAGGCGCCTTGCCACGGCCTCGCCAATCCCCTGCGAGCCACCCGTCACGATTACAACCTTGCGCTCCACGCTCATCGTCGTTCTCCTCTTTTCGATCCACGGAACCATTGGCGACGCCCTTCGTGCCGAGGACATCCCGATCGTTCACCATGATGCGAAGATTAGCCTTTTTGTGATCACTGATCAAATGTTTTTTTAATTCGCCGCTCAAAACATCGCATAATTCTAAGTTTTTATTGGGGTTAACCCTCGTTTTTTATCACAATCTCAATTTGTTCTTGTGATCACAAACATCGATTAATATACTCAGATGCAATGCTGCGCGATCGCGGGATGCGCCGATCAGCGTTGGCTCGAGGTTTGTTCATCAGGAGATGATTTATGCGTTTCGCAGTGGATACAGGGGGTACGTTCACCGATCTGATCGTCGAGGACGACGACGGAAACCTCAATATGTTCAAGTCCCCGACTACCCCGTCCGATCCGATCAGCGGCGTGCTCGAAGCCCTGCAGGTGGCGGCAGATGGACTTGGCATGGACCGCGCGGAAATGCTGGCGCGCGGCGAGATGTTTATCTATGGGACAACACACGCCATCAACGCCATCATCACTGGCAACACGGCACGCACCGCGTTGATCGTGCCGGGCGGGCACCGGGATATCCTGACGTTGCGCGAGGGTGGGCGGCTCGAGCCCTTCAACTTCGCCGTGCCCTATCCGGATCCGTTCGTGCCTCGGGCGTTGACCTGGGACGTGCCCGGGCGCATCCTGGCCGATGGCTCGGAGTTGCTTCCGTTGGACGAAGCTGCACTGGTGCGAGCCTGCACCCAGATGCTCGGTGCTGGCGTGGAAGCGGTGGCGGTCTGCCTGCTGTGGTCGGTGGTCAACCCCGCGCATGAGCTGCGCGTTGGCGAACTCCTCTCACGGCATCTGCCCGGCGTGCCGTTCACGCTGTCGCATCAGCTCAACCCCATCCCCCGCGAGTTTCGTCGCGCCTCGTCGACATGCATCGACGCATCGCTCAAGCCCATGATGCGGGCCTATATGCACACGCTGGTCGACCGCCTGGAGTCGGCCGGCTTTCCCGGCCGCGTGGTGGTGGTCACGTCACAGGGCGGCGTCATGGACGCCGACCATGTCGCCGAGGCGCCTATTCACCTGATCAATTCCGGCCCGTCCATGGCGCCGGTATCGGGACGCTATTTCGCCAAGGCGGACGAGCAGGCGGAAACCGCGATCGTCGCGGATACCGGCGGCACCACCTACGACGTCAGCCTGGTGCGTCGTGGAAGGGTGCCTTGGTCCCAGGAGACCTGGATTGGAGCGCCCTATCGGGGCATCATGACCGGCTTCCCCTCAGTGGACGTTAAAAGCGTCGGAGCCGGCGGCGGCTCCATCGCCTGGGTGGACGACGGCGGCATGCTGCACGTCGGCCCCAAGAGCGCGGGCGCCGTGCCGGGTCCCGTTTGTTATGGGCGCGGCGGCACCCAGCCCACGGTGACCGATGCCTCGCTCGCGCTCGGCTACATCGATCCGGATTTCTTCCTTGGCGGAGCCATGAAGCTCGACGCCGCCGCAGCCAAGCGCGCGATAGATCAGTTTGTAGCCACGCCGCTCCACCTGTCCATCGAAGACGCCGCCGCGGCAATCATTACGATCGCCACGGAGAATATGGTGCAAGCCATCTGCGACATCACGATCAACCAGGGCATCGACCCGCGCGACGCTGTGCTGATTGGCGGCGGCGGGGCGGCGGGCCTGAACTCCGTGCTTATCGCGCGGAGACTGGATTCGCCGCGCCTCGTCATCCCGCAGGTTGGTGCGACCATGAGCGCCGCGGGCGCGATGATGTCCGATCTAACCTCGCACTACCACGCGACATTCTTTACCCGCAGCGATGCATTCGACTTCAGCGCAGTGCACGATGTGCTCGCCACGCTGGACGCGAAGTGCCGGGAATTCATCTCCGGCCCCGGCAAAGATTCCCTAGAGCAAGCCATCACCTTCTGGGCGGAGGCACGCTACCCGGAACAGGTGTGGGAGCTCGAGGTTCCGCTGAAGGGAATGACTATCCAGACGGAAGCCGACGTCGCGGACCTGATCGAGGGCTTCCATCGCGCACACGAGGAAGTCTTTGCGATCCGAGATGCAAGCTCGCAGATCGAGATCGTCGGATGGCGCGCCACAGTCGCCTGCAGAATCAGGAAACAGGAAGGGGGCGCGCTGGCCAACTCCGTCGCGCTGCCGATCGCCCAGCCCGTGCGCCGCGCCTATTTCGCGGGTTCAGGCTACGTCGACACCGCGGTGGTCCGCTTCGAGGCGCTGCAGCCCGGCACCACGATCCACGGCCCGGCCATCGTCGAGTCTTCCTTCACCACGGTCGTGCTGAACCCAGGCGCGACAGCCGAGCGCCGTGCCAGCGGCAGCCTGTCGATCATTCCCGGCCGCGACTAAAACAGGAACAGGAGAACCCAAATGACCCGAGACACCAAACGCCCCGCGACCGATGGGGTCCAGCTTGCCCTACTGACCAACCGGCTCGAAGGCATCGCCCGCAAGATGGCCAACACGCTGTTGCGCAGCGGCCGCTCCGGCGTGCTCAATATCGCCCGCGATTTCTCTTGTTGCATCGTCACCGCTGGCTGCGAACTGCTGGCGGCTGCCGAAAGCCTGCCCATCCATGTGCTGTGCGGCCCCGACCTGATGAGCGCGGCAATGAAGTCCTTTCATCCGGAACTGCGCCGCGGCGATGCCTTCCTGCACAACTCGCCGTACCACGGTTGCTCGCATCCCGCCGACCACACCATCCTGGTGCCGGTGATGGACGACGTCGGCATTCATCGCTTCACGGTGGTTGCCAAGGCGCACCAGGCCGACTGCGGCAACTCCGAACCGACGACGTATATGGGATCCGCGCGCGATGTCTATCATGAAGGCGCGCTGATCTTCCCTGCAGTGAAGGTGCAGCGGGACTATCGCAATATCGACGACATCGTGCGCATGTGCAAGATGCGCATTCGCGTGCCCGACCAATGGTGGGGAGACTACCTCGCCATGGTGGGCGCGGCGCGCATCGGCGAGCGCGAACTGCTTGCCCTGGGCGAAGAGCTCGGCTGGCAAACACTGGAGGACTATTCGCGCGACTATCTTGATTACTCCGAACAGAGAATGATTGGCGCGATCCGCAACATGTCCGGCGGGCGGGCGGTGGGATCCAGCACGCACGATCCCCTGTTTCCCGGCATGCCGGCAGAAGGCGTAACGATTCGCGCGGAAGTTGAAGTCGATGCGCAGAGTGGCCGGATCGTGGTGGACCTGCAGGACAATCCCGACTGCCTGCCGTGTGGACTGAACCTGAGCGAGGCCTGCGCACGCACCGCCGCGATGGTTGGCGTGTTCAACGGGATCGAGCATACCGTCCCGAAGAATGCGGGATCCTTCCGCCGGATCGATATCCGGCTGCGCGAAGGCTGCGTGGTCGGCATCCCCAGGCATCCGACCTCTTGCTCGGTGGCCACGACCAATATGGCCGACCGGGTCGCCAACTCGGTGCAGACGGCGATGGCGGACATGGCGGACGGCGCCGGCCTGGCCGAATGCGGCGCGGTAATTCCGCCGGCGATCGGCGTGATCTCAGGGACCGATCCCCTGACAGGCCATCGCTTCATCAACCAGCTGTTCCTGGGATTCACCGGCGGCGCGGGCGCGCCGCATGCCGATGCATGGCAGACCATCGGACACGTAGGCAATGCTGGTCTGTGCTTTCAGGACAGCGTTGAGCTCGACGAAATGCGCCATCCGCTGCTGGTCCATTCCCGCAGCTTTGTCACCGATAGCGAGGGCTCCGGGCGTTTCAACGGCGCGCGCAGCATGTTCGTCGAGTTCGGCCCGCGCGGTTGCGATATGGACGTGGGCTATGTGAGCGACGGTACCATCAATGCACCGAAGGGTGTGCGCGGCGGCCTTGCGGGCGCGAACTCGAAACAGTTCAAGCGCCTGGCGTCGGGCGAACTTGTTGAGCTTCCCGGCGGAGCACTGCTGAACCTGCGCGATGGCGAGACCGTACTCTCATACTCTTGCGGCGGCGGCGGCTATGGCGACCCGCGCACGCGCGACCCTGAACTGGTGCGTAAGGATGTCCGCGAAGGCTATCTTTCTGCCGAGCGCGCGCAATCCGTGTTTGGCATTGCGCTCGATGCGCATGGCGAGGTCGACGTGGCACGCTCGGCGGCGCTGCGCGAGCGGCAGGCAAAGGGGGCGTGATGATCCTGTCCTTTCGTCAGATCACGCCGTCCATCGGCGAGCACTGCTTCATTGCGCCCAATGCGACCCTCATCGGCGCGGTGATGCTGGGCGCGCACAGCTCGGTCTGGTTCAATGCGGTCCTGCGCGGCGACGTGGAAGCAATCACCGTGGGCGCGAGGACCAATCTGCAGGAGGGCGTCATTGTCCATGCCGACCCAGGCTACCCGGTCAGTCTGGGCGATGACGTCACCGTTGGCCATGGCGCCATGCTCCATGGCTGCACCATCGAAGACGGCGCGCTGATCGGGATTGGCGCGACCGTCCTGGACGGTGCGCGAATCGGGCGTCACGCTCTGATCGGCGCCGGCGCGTTGATCCCACCTGGCAAGATCATTCCGGAGCGTGCGCTCGTCATGGGCATGCCCGGAAAGATCGTACGCACGCTGACCGACGAAGAGGTTGGTGAACTGGTGTGGGGCGCGCAGGAGTACGTCCGGCTCGGCAAGGACTGTCTCTCGGCACTGGCCAAGCGGGGTTGCGCGGCGTCATGAAGCCGCGTGGCGCCGGTATGGATTGGGGCCGGCAAATCCGGCCCCTCCTGCAATTCGCTCAAAACCCGGGCGCGGAGACCCGTGTCTTGCGCTTGCGGGGAAGCGGCTCCGTCGCCACCGGTGCGCCATCGGGCGAGAATATCTGCGACTTGTACCAGATTGATGCGTCGATGATGTCTGCCTTGACGGCTTCGCTAGCGGCCTGCGGATCGCGCTTGGCCAGCGCGGCGAGAATATTGAAGTGATGCATGATGCCGCGATCATGCAGGTTTTCCTGCGCCGTCTGCATCTGCTTCATGACAGATGCGAGATACGGCCCACTCTGCAGCCAGAGCCTCTCGATGATCGACAGCAGCTGTTCCGAACGCGCCGCCCGATAAATCGAAAAATGAAGTTGCTCGTTGGCAGCGACTGCAGCCAGCACTTCCCTGGCATCGACCGCATGGCTGTAGTCTTCGGCCGCTGCCTTGATCTGGGAAAAATCCGCGGCAGTCATCCGTTCGGCAGCCAGCCAGGCCGCGCGCCCTTCAACCGTGGCTCGCGTATCGATCAAATCGTCGAGCCGCTCGATCGATACGGTCGGCACGCATAGGGTGCGATTGGGCAGCATTTCGAGCGCACCCTCTGTGACCAGCCGGCTGACCGCCTCGCGAACCGGCATGGTGCTCGTCCCGAGCATGGCAGCGATTCCGCGAATCGTCACTGCCGTCCCAGGGACAAAGCGCCCCGCACGCAAGGCGTTCGCCAGTTCTTCGTAGGCACGTTCGCGCAAAGCTACGTTGTTTAGCCGCGATACGGCGGGCGCTTCATCGTCGAGCGGACCACCGTCGTCCTCTGTTTCCGCAATGGATGTAGCCATATCAAGTCCGGCTTTGTGATCTCTGATTTCATGTCATGCGCCCATTGTGAGCACATAATCCATTTCAAAGCGGCAAAACGCCGTTTGTGATCACAATTATAGTGCATTCGCCGGCATCTTGTCGATGCGATCGACCGCCACGCCCACTGTGGTGGATCAATGCGCAAGCAGGAGCTTTTCGCGCGCCCATTGGTCGGCAGTACGGGCCAGCGACTCGCCCGAACCCGCTGCGCGCTCGATCAGCGCTTCGACGCGATCGGCGATACGCATCACTTCCGCGTCGACGAGGGCGGACTCCGCGCCCCCCTGGTACTCGCGCGCACAGCTGACAATGCCTCCGGCGTTGACCAAGTAATCAGGCAGATAGGCAATCCCCCGCGCATGCAGCGCGTCACCGTCGGCTTCGGTCGCGAGTTGGTTATTTGCAGCGCCCGCGATCATGCGCACTTTCAACGCCGGAATACTCGCCCCGTTCAGCGTTGCCCCCAGCGCGCATGGAGCGAACACGTCCGCAGCTTGCGCCGTGATCTTTAATGGCGAAACTGCGCGAGCATTGAATCGCTCGCGCGCGGCCGCGACGCGCGCCGCATCCACATCCGCGACGATCAGCCGGCAGCCTGCAGCGTGCAGGTGCTCCGCCAGCGCCCACCCGACCGAGCCAAGGCCCTGCACCGCTACCGTGAGCCCTTGTAGGGATGCCCCACCGAGAAGCAAGCCGCATCCCCTCTCGATCGCAGCAAAGACACCCAACGCTGTCTTGGGTGAGGGATTGCCGCCGAAGCCGCCCTCGCGCGGAATCCCTGCCGCAAAAGTGGTTTCGCTGCGCACCTCAAGCAAGTCCTCGACTGTGGTGCCGACATCCTCTCCGCTAATGTACTCGCCGGCAAGCGACTGCACCGCCCGCCCGAACGCACGGAACAGTCCGGCGCGCTCGCGCTGCGACGAATCCTTGAGAATCACGGCCTTCCCGCCACCGAACGGCAAGTCGGCCATGGCATTCTTCAGACTCATGCCCCGTGACAGCCGTAGCACGTCGCTCAGGGCAGCCTCCTCCGAATCGTATTGCCAGTAGCGGCAACCGCCGAATGCCGGGCCGCGCGCGGTGCTGTGCACCGCAACGATGGCACGCATTGCGGTCTTTTCGTCAGTGACGAACAACAGCTTCTCATGCGCGGCCTCGCCGCGAAGGCCAAACAGGGAAGGCGTAGCTAGAATCGATGCATTCATGGTTGCAGATGAAGTCGTGGAGGAATGGTATGTTGATACGGGGCCAGAATTGCTTGGGCGATGACCCCGCGGGAAGGAGAGCCACACCGTCGGCACCATCGCCAGCCGGTCGGGCGTGTCCTGTACTTACGTAAGATGCTCCGCGGAACCCGACACCGCGTGCGGCGCGCCGCACAGTGCGCGGTACTTCTGCAGGTCGGCTTGCGCCGACCTGTAGTTTCGCTCCTTGATCACGCCGAAGCCACGGATTTGCGCGTACGCTCCCACGAGCGCTGCAGCGCTTGCGAGTGTCCGCTCGGAAAGCGTACGCAGCACGAGTTGCACGTCGTCCTCGCACTCGACGATCATCCGACGCTCAATCCTGCGATCGCTCTGCCGGCCAAACGGATCAAAGGGTGTGCCGCGCAGGATCTTGCCATGCCGCAGGAGGCGAAGCAGCGGACTCATGACGGTTCCACTCAGCACAATCTTGTTGCGTCTCCCAGTGTTGCGATCGACCCGGGTGAGCCATGGTGGCGCCATGTGGAAAGTCTTCTTCCCATGGCCGTCGAAGGTGCTCTCCAGTGACCGGGCGAAGGCAGGATCGCTGTGCAGACGGGCCACCTCATATTCATCCTTATAGGCAAGCACTCTGTAGTAGCTCCTAGCCACGGCTTCCGCCAGCAGGCCGGCCTCCCCTGCGATGCGCTGCTCCGCGCCGGCAACGGCAGCCACCATGCGGCCATAGCGCTCCGCGTAAGCGGCATTCTGGTAGGCCGACAGGTCGCGCTTGCGTTCGGCAACGAAGCGCGCCAGCTCGAACGGCTGCGCAGCCTGCGCCTCGGCAGCGCTTGTCCGCCGCAGCGCATTGGGTTCGCATGCAAGGATGCGCCCCCAGAGAAATGCCCGCCGGTTCAACTCGACAGCGGCGCCGTTCAGTTCGATCGCCCTGGCGATCGCCATTTCCGACAGCGGAATCCAGCCGCGCTGGTAGGCGTGGCCGACCAGCATCATATTGGTCGCAATCGCATCGCCAAACAACGTCATTGCCGCGGCAGTGCAATCGAAGAACTCCGCCTGACCCGCGCCAACCACGCTTTCGATCGCCGCCTGGTGAATCTCCCTGCTAATCGGCAGGTCGCCATTCGCGACGAAATCCGCCGTCGGCGCGACTGCGCTATTGACTACAGCGCGTGTCCCGCACTTGCGCAGCCGCGCCAGCACGTCTGGCGAAGCCGCCACCACCGCATCGCAACCAATCATCACATCAGCCGAGCATGCCTCGATTCTCGCCGTGACAATGCGCTCCCTGCGATCCGCGAGCTGCACATGGCTAACCACCGCGCCGTTTTTCTGGGCCAGTCCGGTGAAGTCCAGCGTCGCTGCGCCCTTGCCCTCCAGGTGGGCTGCCATTGCCAGGATTGCCCCCACCGTGACGACACCGGTCCCGCCGACCCCGGTGACGAGAATACGCGCATGCTCAAGCAGGGCTCCCAGCGCAGCAGGCCCGGCTGGCGGCGGCAGGGAGGCGCGCCATTGCGCCTCCATCTGCTGGATGCGACGCTGGTTCGCGCGCTTTGGTTGAAGGCCCTCGATCGTGACAAAGCTCGGGCAAAATCCTTTCAGGCATGACATGTCCTTGTTGCAACTCGATTGGTTCACCGCGCGCTTGCGGCCTAACGGGGTTTCGAGTGGCTCGATGGCAATACAGTTGGACTGCACCGAGCAATCTCCGCAGCCTTCGCACACCGATGGATTGATGACGACGCGCCTTACAGGGTCAGCCAGCGTTCCGCGCTTGCGGCGCCGCCGTTTCTCGGCTGCGCACGTCTGGTCGTAGACGATCGCCGAAACCCCGCGGTAGGCGCGAAGTCGCCGCTGCACGTCATCGAGCGCATCCCGATGCGCGATCTCCACGCTGGCGGGAATGCTCTTCGCCCCCCAATAGCGCTGCGGATGGTCCGACACGAGGACAACCTTCCCCACGCCCTCGGCGATGAGCTGGGCGACCATGCGCGGCACCGTCAAGCCGCCTTCCGTGGGCTGCCCGCCCGTCATGGCGACGGCATCGTTGAATAGGATCTTGTACGTGACTGCCGTGCCGGCCGCCACGGCTTGCCGGATCGCAAGGCTGCCAGAGTGCTGGTAGGTTCCGTCCCCCAGGTTGACGAACAGGTGGGGCAGATCAGAGAAGCTCGATAGCCCGACCCATTGCACGCCCTCCCCGCCCATCTGGCAGAACGTTGCAGTGTTGTCCCCCTGGCCCAACGCCATGATGTGACAGCCAATGCCAGCAGCTGCGTAGGAGCCGTCCGGAAGCTTGGTCGAGCTATTGTGCGGGCAGCCCGCACAGAAGAATGGCTTTCGCGTAAGCACATCCGGCTGCAGCTGCGCACTCAATGGAATGACCCGCGGCTGCCTTGGCAGCGCCGCGGCGCTGCCCGTATTGCCGGGCGGCAGCGCGTGCACCCCCGTGTATGCAAGGAACTGCCGCAGGGCCTTTTGGAGCTGATCGGGTGCGAACTCAAGCGTGGCCGGCAACAGTGGCGCATCGTTGGGCCCCCGTTTGCCGAAGACCTCGGGACGCTGCGGCGCCGCAACATTGAAGAGGGTCTCCTGGATCTGCCGCTCAACAAACGAACGCTTCTCCTCGACGACCAGCAAGGCACGCATGCCCGAGGCGAAACGCCGGACGCCCTCGCCTTCGATCGGCCAGGTCATGCCGATCTTGTAGAGTCCAATGCCGAGCTCGGCAAGCCTGGGTTCGTCGAGGCCAAGGCGCGCCAGCGCGGCCAGCAAGTCACCGTGTGCCTTGCCCACCGTCACGATGCCGATCCGGGCGTCGCGCGGGCGGACGATAGTACGGTCGATGGGATTTGCGCGCGCAAAAGCCTGCGCCGCAGGCAGCCGCTCCTCCAGCAGGCGACGCTCCAGTTCCGCACGCTGGCCGGGCCACTTCACCCCGGTATCGTAGCCGAAGCCCCGCTCGGGAATGTCGATGTCTCCCGGCAAGCTGAAGCGGGCACCCCGCGCCGATCCGGCTCCACCGATCAGCATCGAGCGGCCGCTCTCCACCGTCTCCGTGATCGCCTTGAACGCCACCCAGAGGCCAGAGAAGCGCGACAGCGCGTAGCCAAACAATCCGAACTCGACATACTCCTCGACCGATGCCGGGAACAGCACCGGCATCATCGCGCCTTCGAAGACGTGATCGGTCTGATGCGGGAACATCGACGACTGCGCGGCATGGTCGTCCCCCGCGATAGCCAGCACGCCACCATGGCGCGATGTGCCAAGGACATTGGCATTGCGGAACACGTCGCCGGTGCGATCCACGCCGGGCCCCTTTCCATACCACATCGAGAACACACCTTCGACGCGCTTGCCGGGGAATGCATCTATCTGCTGCGCGCCCCACAGCATCGTCGCACCGAGGTCTTCGTTCAGGCCGGGCTCGAAGCGGATTTCGTATTCGGCAAGGAGCGAGCGCTGCCGCCACAGCTCCTGGTCGAAGCCACCGAGCGGCGAGCCACGATACCCGGAGACAAGGCCCCCCGTCTTCAGGCCCGCAATGCGATCAGCCCGCGCCTGTTCAACCAGGATCCGCACCAGCGCCTGCGTCCCGGTCAGGAAGACGGATCCGGCTTCACGCCGGTAGCGATCTTCCAGACGGTAGGTGTCGTCGATTTCCTGCTCGACGCGTGCTCGCTTGTTCATCAACTGTCTCCTTGAATATTGCGATTTCTTTCTCCAATTCTAGGTTTGCAGTCGCTTCCCTTTGTGCCAAACTTAACGACTAATTCCATCGGATTTAGCACACATTCCCAATCGCCTCCCACAAAGAAACCGAGAGTGCCAATGCGCTTTGATCGTACCGATGTCCGTATCCTGGCAGAGCTGCAACGCGACGCGCATGTCCGTAGCAGTGAGCTCGCCGAGAAGGTCGGACTTTCCCCTTCGCCCTTCTACCGACGTATCCGCATGCTCGAAGAGGAAGGCGTCATCGCCAAATACGTCACGCTGCTAGACCAGGAAAAGGCCGGCTTTCCCGTCAACGCGTACGTCCAGGTGGAAATAGAGAAGAAGACAGAGGCCAGGCTGGCCAACTTCGAGGCGGCCATCGCGCGCCAGGCGGAAGTGATGGAGTGCTACCTGATGACCGGCAGCTTCGACTATATGCTGCGGGTCGTCGCCGCCGATATCGCCGGCATCGAGCGCTTCGTCATGACCCGGCTCACCAAGATCGAGGGGGTCAGCAATATCAGCACTTCATTGGCGATGCGGCGCGTTGTCTACAAGACCGCGCTACCGATACGTGAGAAGGAGTGAGTGAAGTGGCGCGCAGAGTGGCCGTGTTCCCGGGCGCGCCCGAGACCCGGCCACTCTGCGCTTTAGCACCATCAGGTCCCCCCACACACTCAGGGTCCCGGCTGGCCAGCGGCTAGAACACGGTACGAATTCCCGATCCAACCGCCCACTGATTGCGCCCGATCGTTGCGGGACTCGTCAGGATACTGGTATTACTGCCCGCACCCAGCATGCCCTTCGGCTTGTTATCCGAGAACGCGACATCGGTATATAGCATGGTACGCTTGGATAATGCGTATCCCGCCCCAACCTTGTACAGGTTTGCCCCGGCGGAACTGTTTTGCAGATCCTGCAAGTGCAGCCAGTCCGCCGTGAAACGCCACGCGGGCGATGCTTGATACGCCGCGCCGACATAGTAGAAGTTCTGGTTCGCACCCGTGGTGGGATTACGAAACTTAACAAAATTGATGCCAGCCTTGAGCGGGCCGGCCGTATATGTCGTACCGATGGTGTAGGCGCGCAACCAGGGATTATTCGTCTGCCCGGTTGGGTCCTTCGCATCGAAATAGCCCGATGCTATGCCCAGCGCCCCATTGGTCCAGTTCAGGTTGGCCGACATCGTGGACTTGTTGGAGAAACTGCCGGGAGTACCGCCCAAGGAGTACAGCAAGCCACCGCTGAAGCCGTAGAAGTTGTCAGGCAGCATGTACTTTATTGACTTGTTCACCCACGTGTACAGCAAACCGCCGTTAGCTGCGCTGTTTGCGCCCGACGCCACGCCCGCCAGGCCAAGAGACGGATTCAGGTTCGAGGCGTTCTGGAAGGTCGCGTTTGCGAGCGATCCGAAATTCATGTAGCCGGTGGCATCGCCCGCTGAGATGCCATCGAAGAACGGCGACCAGTTGCGCCCGAGGCGCACCGAGCCCCAGGGTCCGATCAGTCCGACGATGGCTCCACGGTCGAAAAGCGAGTTCGTGTCGTTGGGAAACGGCACGGAGAAATTGCCAGCCCCCGTGTCGGCGCTAAAGCCGCTTTCGACCTTGAACGTGACTTTGTACCCTCCGCCGATGTCTTCGAGGCCGAGGAGGCCCCATCGGCTCGTCAGTTCATTGCCGGACGCCAGGGCCAGCGAGCCGGCGGCTTTGCCAGTGGCTGGATCCGCGCCCGCCACCGAACGATAGTTAAGGCCGACGTCCATGACACCGTACAAGGTCACGCTGGACTGTGCGCCAGCGGCGCCTGACACGCACAAGCCAAGCGCGGCAACGCCGCCGGACAAGATGGTGTTACGCAGCAGCAGCCATGC comes from the Cupriavidus basilensis genome and includes:
- a CDS encoding porin, encoding MKKESETPRSRLHGLAAAGSAWLLLRNTILSGGVAALGLCVSGAAGAQSSVTLYGVMDVGLNYRSVAGADPATGKAAGSLALASGNELTSRWGLLGLEDIGGGYKVTFKVESGFSADTGAGNFSVPFPNDTNSLFDRGAIVGLIGPWGSVRLGRNWSPFFDGISAGDATGYMNFGSLANATFQNASNLNPSLGLAGVASGANSAANGGLLYTWVNKSIKYMLPDNFYGFSGGLLYSLGGTPGSFSNKSTMSANLNWTNGALGIASGYFDAKDPTGQTNNPWLRAYTIGTTYTAGPLKAGINFVKFRNPTTGANQNFYYVGAAYQASPAWRFTADWLHLQDLQNSSAGANLYKVGAGYALSKRTMLYTDVAFSDNKPKGMLGAGSNTSILTSPATIGRNQWAVGSGIRTVF
- a CDS encoding indolepyruvate ferredoxin oxidoreductase family protein, producing the protein MNKRARVEQEIDDTYRLEDRYRREAGSVFLTGTQALVRILVEQARADRIAGLKTGGLVSGYRGSPLGGFDQELWRQRSLLAEYEIRFEPGLNEDLGATMLWGAQQIDAFPGKRVEGVFSMWYGKGPGVDRTGDVFRNANVLGTSRHGGVLAIAGDDHAAQSSMFPHQTDHVFEGAMMPVLFPASVEEYVEFGLFGYALSRFSGLWVAFKAITETVESGRSMLIGGAGSARGARFSLPGDIDIPERGFGYDTGVKWPGQRAELERRLLEERLPAAQAFARANPIDRTIVRPRDARIGIVTVGKAHGDLLAALARLGLDEPRLAELGIGLYKIGMTWPIEGEGVRRFASGMRALLVVEEKRSFVERQIQETLFNVAAPQRPEVFGKRGPNDAPLLPATLEFAPDQLQKALRQFLAYTGVHALPPGNTGSAAALPRQPRVIPLSAQLQPDVLTRKPFFCAGCPHNSSTKLPDGSYAAAGIGCHIMALGQGDNTATFCQMGGEGVQWVGLSSFSDLPHLFVNLGDGTYQHSGSLAIRQAVAAGTAVTYKILFNDAVAMTGGQPTEGGLTVPRMVAQLIAEGVGKVVLVSDHPQRYWGAKSIPASVEIAHRDALDDVQRRLRAYRGVSAIVYDQTCAAEKRRRRKRGTLADPVRRVVINPSVCEGCGDCSVQSNCIAIEPLETPLGRKRAVNQSSCNKDMSCLKGFCPSFVTIEGLQPKRANQRRIQQMEAQWRASLPPPAGPAALGALLEHARILVTGVGGTGVVTVGAILAMAAHLEGKGAATLDFTGLAQKNGAVVSHVQLADRRERIVTARIEACSADVMIGCDAVVAASPDVLARLRKCGTRAVVNSAVAPTADFVANGDLPISREIHQAAIESVVGAGQAEFFDCTAAAMTLFGDAIATNMMLVGHAYQRGWIPLSEMAIARAIELNGAAVELNRRAFLWGRILACEPNALRRTSAAEAQAAQPFELARFVAERKRDLSAYQNAAYAERYGRMVAAVAGAEQRIAGEAGLLAEAVARSYYRVLAYKDEYEVARLHSDPAFARSLESTFDGHGKKTFHMAPPWLTRVDRNTGRRNKIVLSGTVMSPLLRLLRHGKILRGTPFDPFGRQSDRRIERRMIVECEDDVQLVLRTLSERTLASAAALVGAYAQIRGFGVIKERNYRSAQADLQKYRALCGAPHAVSGSAEHLT
- a CDS encoding Lrp/AsnC family transcriptional regulator, with product MRFDRTDVRILAELQRDAHVRSSELAEKVGLSPSPFYRRIRMLEEEGVIAKYVTLLDQEKAGFPVNAYVQVEIEKKTEARLANFEAAIARQAEVMECYLMTGSFDYMLRVVAADIAGIERFVMTRLTKIEGVSNISTSLAMRRVVYKTALPIREKE